The Gemmatimonadales bacterium genome contains the following window.
CGTCCACGTGCACCTCACGGTGGATGCGGCGCGCGAGGGCTGGGACGGGCGCATCGGGGTCATCACCTCGCTGCTGGACGGCCTCGCCCTCGACAGCGCCCGCACGGTCGCGTTCCTGTGCGGGCCGCCGGTGATGTACCGCCACTGCCTGCGGCGCCTGCTGGCGATGGGCCTGTACGAGCACAACGTCTGGCTCACGCTGGAGCGCCGGATGAAGTGCGGGCTGGGCCTGTGCGGCAACTGCCAGATGGACGGGCACTACCTGTGCTGCGAGGGGCCGCTGGTGAGCTGGCGCGAGGTGCGCGGCCTGCGGGAGGTGGTGTGATGCGGCCCCGGGTCGCGTTCTTCTCGTTCGGCTCCTGCGAGGGGTGCCAGCTGCAGGTGCTCTCGGTGGAGGACGTGCTGCTCGATCTCCTGGGCGCGGTCGAAGTGGTGAACTTCCGCGAGGCCATGGACGACCGGCGCGACGACTATGACATCGCGTTCGTCGAGGGCTCGGTGATCCGTCCGGAGGACGTGGCCGAGCTGCGGGAGGTTCGCGGCCACGCCCGGATCCTCGTGGCCATCGGGGCCTGCGCCTGCCTGGGCGGCGTGAACGCGATCCGCAACCGGCGCCCGCTGACTGAGCTGGCGCGCGAGGTGTACGAGGGCCGCGAGGACGGGGTGTTCGCCGCGCTGCCGGACGCGAGCCCGCTCGCCGCGGTGGTGCAGGTCGACTACGAGATCCGGGGCTGTCCGATCGACCGGCCCGAGTTCCTCGAGGCCGTGCGCTCGCTGCTGGCCGGCACCGTCCCTTTCGTGCCGCCCCACGCCGTGTGCGTGGAGTGCACGCTCCGGGGCACGCCCTGCCTGCTGGAGGCCGGCGTCGCGTGCCTGGGCTCGGTCGCCCGCGCGGGCTGCGGCGCCGTCTGCCCCGCGTACGGCGCACCCTGCGAGGCGTGCCGCGGCTTCCACGACGTGCCGAACTTCGAGGCGCTGGGCGAAGCGTTCCTCCGCCACGGGCTGCCCCGCGCCACGGCGGCCGAGAAGCTCGAGCTGTTCAACAACTATCGCGAGGTGCGCCAGGCATGGGAGCCAACCGTGCCGTCGTCGTCCGCCACGTAACCCGCATCGAGGGCCACGGCAACATCGTGGTGGACCTCGAGGGCGACACGATCCGGCGGTGCGACCTCGAGATCGTGGAAGCGCCGCGCTTCTTCGAGGCGCTGCTCCGGGGCCGTCCCTACGACGAGGCCCCGCGCATCGCCTGCCGGATCTGCGGGATCTGCTCGGTGGGCCACGCCACCGCGTCGGTGCACGCGGTCGAGGCCGCCCTCGGCATCACGCCCGGGCCGAAGCTGCGCGTGGTGCGCCGGCTGAACATGGCGGGAGAGTGGCTGCAGTCGCACGTGCTCCACGTCTGCTTCCTGGTGGCGCCCGACGCGCTCGGCGTGCCGTCGATCGTGCCGCTGGTGGGCAGCCATCCCGACGTCGTGAAGCGGGCGCTCCGCCTCAAGCGGCTCGCGAACGACGTCTGCTGCACGGTGAGCGGGCGGCACGTGATGCCGATCTCGTACCACGCCGGGTGGATGGGGCACTGGCCCGACCGGTCCGAGCTGCGCGCCCTCCAGGAGCAGCTGATCGCGGCGGAGGAGGACCTCGACGCGCTGGTGGAGCTGTTCGCCGCCCTGTCGTGGCCGCAGGTGGAGCGGAGCACCGAGCTGCTGGCGGCGCTGGAGCCGGGCGGGGCGTACCCGATGATGGGCGGTCCGCTGCATTCGACGTCCGGCACCGTCACGGCGCCCGAGGCGTACGGCGACGTGCTCCACGAGTACCTGGTGGACCACTCCGCCTCGAAGCACGTGCGCGGGACCGGGGGGGGCGGCACGATCCGCGTGGGCGCGCTGGCCCGCTATGCGCTGGCGCACGACCGGCTGCACCCGCGGGCCCGGGACGCCGCGCGGCGGCTGGGCCTGCGCCCGGGCTCCGGCAACCCGTTCGACTTCGTCGCCGCGCAGCTGGTGGAGTCGGTGCAGGCGCACCAGGAGGCGGTGGAGGCGGTCAGCTCGCTCCTGGCGGATCCGGCGCCGGAGGAGCCGGCGCGGCCGACGCGGCCCGAGGGGGGACGCGGGGTCGGGATGGTCGAGGTGCCGCGCGGCACGCTCGTGCACGACTACACCATCGGCGCGGACGGCCGCCTCGCCGCCGCCAACTGCATCATCCCTACCAGCCAGAACCTGGCGTCCATCGAGGCGGACATGCGCGCCTTCCTGCCGTCGCTGGTGGGCCGGCCGTCGCCGGAGATCGCCCACGGGCTCGAGATGCTGGTCCGCGCCTACGACCCGTGCGTCTCCTGCTCGGTGCACTGAAGGAGGGACACCATGATTGACGACCTCAAGCGGTCCGACTTCTTCGTCGGCTTCGACGACCAGGCCCTCGCCGACATCGCGACCTTCGCGCGCCGGGAGACGTTCGAGGCCGGACGCGTCCTGTTCGACCGGGACGAGGAAGGGCGCACCGCCTACATCATCCTCAAGGGGCGGATCCGCCAGGGCTTCGAGGTCTCGCCGGGCACGGAGGTGTGGTTTCTCACCGGCGAGCCGGGCGACCTGTTCGGCTTCGGCTCGCTGATCGCCCCCCGGACCCGCGCGATGCGCGCCAAGGCGTCGGAGAAGACCGAGGTGGTCGCGGTGGACGCCGATGCGCTGCTGGAGTACCTCGAGGCACACCCGCGCTTCGGCTTCATCTTCATGGAGCGGCTGGCCCAGGTGATCTACCAGCGGCTCAACAACTGCCGCCTCCAGGTCATCCACCTGATGCCGCCGAAGGAGAGCGAAGGGCCGGTGCTGGGAAGAAGCTGAAACGTCGATAGCCGGTCGGTTGTACGTGGTGAACCGGTGCGGCGCTTGCTTGGCCACCACCTACCACCTACCACCTACCACCTGCCTCAGTCCGCTCCCGCCGTCGCCGGCAGCGCTTCCGCAGCCGCCTGCGTCCTGATGACGCCCCCGAAGACCCGCCCCAGCCAGTGCTGGAACCTGTCCATGTACGTGTAGACCACCGGCGTCACGTACAGGGTCACGACCTGCGAGAACGCGAGCCCGCCCACCACCGCCAGGCCGAGCGGCCGCCGCGACTCGGCGCCCGCGCCGAGGCCCAGCGCGATCGGCAGCGTCGCCATCAGCGCCGCCATGGTCGTCATCATGATCGGGCGGAAGCGGATCAGGCAGGCCTGGACGATCGCGTCGGCCGGGGCCTTCCCTTCGGTGCGCTCCGCGTCCAGGGCGAAGTCGATCATCATGATGGCGTTCTTCTTCACCAGTCCCACCAGCATGATGATGCCGACGAACGCGTACACCGACAGGTCCACGCGGAAGATCAGCAGCGTCAGCAGCGCCCCGAAACCGGCGAACGGCAGCCCCGAGAGGATCGTCAGCGGGTGGACGAAGCTCTCGTACAGC
Protein-coding sequences here:
- a CDS encoding nickel-dependent hydrogenase large subunit, coding for MGANRAVVVRHVTRIEGHGNIVVDLEGDTIRRCDLEIVEAPRFFEALLRGRPYDEAPRIACRICGICSVGHATASVHAVEAALGITPGPKLRVVRRLNMAGEWLQSHVLHVCFLVAPDALGVPSIVPLVGSHPDVVKRALRLKRLANDVCCTVSGRHVMPISYHAGWMGHWPDRSELRALQEQLIAAEEDLDALVELFAALSWPQVERSTELLAALEPGGAYPMMGGPLHSTSGTVTAPEAYGDVLHEYLVDHSASKHVRGTGGGGTIRVGALARYALAHDRLHPRARDAARRLGLRPGSGNPFDFVAAQLVESVQAHQEAVEAVSSLLADPAPEEPARPTRPEGGRGVGMVEVPRGTLVHDYTIGADGRLAAANCIIPTSQNLASIEADMRAFLPSLVGRPSPEIAHGLEMLVRAYDPCVSCSVH
- a CDS encoding Crp/Fnr family transcriptional regulator; translation: MIDDLKRSDFFVGFDDQALADIATFARRETFEAGRVLFDRDEEGRTAYIILKGRIRQGFEVSPGTEVWFLTGEPGDLFGFGSLIAPRTRAMRAKASEKTEVVAVDADALLEYLEAHPRFGFIFMERLAQVIYQRLNNCRLQVIHLMPPKESEGPVLGRS